The following nucleotide sequence is from Chloracidobacterium validum.
CCGGCCATTGCGCACCTTTGTATCGCAAGGCGTGGACTTCGCTTGGCTTTAGTCTGGAAAGCATCATGGCCGCATTCTGGGATCGGTCTGGTGTCCTATGGATTGGCGACCGCGTCCATGGACTGCTGAAGTTTTCCCCGAGTCGCAACCGTTTTGAATGTTATCGCCACCGGCCTTTTGACAACACATCACTGGCGAATAGTTACATCCGGGGCATTCTGGAAGATCGGCAAGGAAGACTCTGGGTTGGCTCACAGTTTGGCGGTCTGTGCCGCCTGGATCGCCAAACGGGGCAAGCTGAACGCTTCAACACCTATCTTACCCACCGTGACCGGACGCCACCGAGAGGCGTTTTGGCCATCGGCGAGGATCACCGTGGGACGCTTTGGATCGGCACAGACCAAGGACTCTACCAGTTTGATCCGATACGAAAGCGGATGCGGGAAGGTCCATGGCCCGAGCTACCGAGCCTCCCAACCCAAGTGGTTTATGAAGACGCGCGTCGCCATCTCTGGATTGGCATGGCGGAACGGCTTTTCGAGATTGCACCTGACCGAAAGACGATCACGGATCATACCCAATCCTTCCCAATCTTTCGCGTGCCAAGCGCCGGGCAACTGGGCCATGACGTACAGTGCATCTATGAAGACCGGCAGGATGGGGCGTTGTGGATTGGCGTCAACTTTGGCGTCGTGCGGTATGATCCACGGCGCAAAACGCACCGCGCATACGTCATCGAGCGCCGGCCCGAATATGGCATCCCCTACGTCACCCACCTTACCGAAGACGCCGACGGAACGCTGTGGATGACAACCAAAGGCGCCGGACTTTGCCGCTTTGACCCACAGCGTGAAACCTTTACCCACATCCTCGAAAAAGACGGACTGCCCCATAACAATTGCTATGCCTTGTTCCCGGACGCCACCGGTGTCCTCTGGCTCAGTAGCGACGCCGGCATCGCGCGCTTCGAGCCACAGCGCCGGCACTTCCGCACGTACACCACGACGGATGGACTCCAGGGACGGGAGTTCAACCGCTTTGCAGCGTTTCAGAACGGGCGTGGTGAAATCTTTTTTGGCGGCACAAACGGACTCAACATCTTTCACCCAGCCGACCTCACCGACAACATCCCCCCACCACTGGTTGCCATCACCAATCTGAAGGTCAACGGAACGGCGCGTCTCGCCAGGGAAGGGATGTTTTTTTCATTGTCACACGAAGAAACATCACTCGACATTGGCTATGCCGGGCTGGATTTCAATGCTCCTGGTGACACTCGTTATCGCTACTGGCTTGAAGGTTTTGATGCAACGTGGCGGGACGTTGGCGCGCGCCGCGAAGCGAACTACACCAACCTGCCGCCGGGTCAGTATCGGTTTTGGGTCATGGCGGCCAATCACGATGGTGTATGGAGCACCGGTAAACTGTTGCTCCGGATCGTTATTCAGCCGCCGTGGTGGCGAACCTGGCCGGCCTATGTAGGGTTTGCGCTCGTTGGGGGGCTGGTACTGTATGGCGGCGTGCGGCTCAGGCTGCGTCAGTTGGTTGCGCGGAATCGGCTGTTGGAAGCGAAGGTGAGCGAGCGGACACAGGAGGTGCGGCGTAAAAACGAAGAGTTGATTGGCCGCAACATCGAAATCGCCGCTCGCACCCGTGAAGCCGAGGAGCAGCGGCGCAATATGGTGGAGAGTCTCACCTATGCACGAATGATTCAGCAGGCAACCCTACCAACCGAGCCTGAAGTCAGTCACGCCCTCGGCGAGCATTTCATCCTGTGGAAGCCCAAGGACATTGTGTCAGGGGACTTTTACTGGGTTTGCCGACGGGACGGCATCGTCATTCTCGTGGTGGCGGACTGCACCGGACACGGCGTACCGGGTGCGTTCATGTCCATGATTGGAAACGATTTGCTGGGGCAAATCGCGCTTGAGCAAAGCCGGCTCGAGCCAGCGCGGATTCTGCTCAAGTTGCATCATGGGATTCGGCGTGCACTCAAGCAACAGGATGAAACACAACTGCCGGATGGGATGGACGCCGCAGTGTGCCGATTTGACCAGCGGGCGCAAACCGTCACCTTTGCCGGGGCGCGGCGACCGCTTTACTTGGTGGCGGATGGGATCTTGACCGAGATCAAAGGGGATCGATATACGCTTGGTGGGGGTGGTCGGGAGCGACAGCCACGAGTTTTTACCAACCATGAAGTGGTGGTAACGCCAGGCGCGACGCTGTACCTGACAACCGACGGCTTTGCCGACCAGCCGGATGAGCAGGGGAAAAAGTTTGGGACACAACGGTTGAAGAACTTGCTGCTTCAGGTCGCACCGTTGCCGCTGGACCAGCAGCAGACACGGTTGGAGATGGCCTTATTCGCCCACATGGGAGGCGAGCTACAGCGTGATGACATTACTGTCGTGGGCGTACGGTGGAACAACGGCAAGGCCGACTCACGGCAGGTTCCCACCTAAAACCCGACGAGCGCTTGCCCTAGGCGGCTGAAACGTCATCGCTGACCCGTCGTGGGGCAGTTCCGGCGCGCGGCCCAGGCACAACGTGCCGCCGCTTTGACCCGCGAAAGCGGCCCGCCACAGGCAGGACTGCCAATGCCACCCTTCCACGACGGTTCCGGTGCCGGCGACTCCTGCGCCATCACAGCCCCAGCAGCCAGCGTGCGGTGAAGAAGTAAATCAATAGTCCCGTAATATCCACGATGGTCGTCAAGGCCGGACTCGCCACAACGGCCGGGTCAAGCTTCAGGCGCGCCGCCGCCAGCGGCAACAGCGCGCCAATCAGCGTCGCCGTCACAACCTGCCCCGTAAGCGCCGCGGCAATGACCAGCGCCACGTTTGACAGCGTGATTCCCGGTGGCAACGCCGTGTCCTGAGAAAGCCACACGACCTTGGCCCACGCCAAACATCCCAGTACCGCCGCCAAAAAGACGCTGACTTGAAATTCTTTGAGCAGCACCCGCCAGGCGTCGCGTGGCGCAATCTCACGCAGGGCAAGCGCCCGAACAACCACCGTCGCCGACTGGCTGCCAGTATTGCCGCCCGTATCGGCAACCATTGGCATGTAAAGCGCCAAAATGATGACCTGCGTCAACGTCGCCTCAAACTCATGGATAATCAGCCCCGACACCAGACCCAACGCGGCCAGTCCGACCAACCACCCAACCCGTTGCTGGACATGCTTCCAGAAGGGCGTCCGCAGGTAGCCCTCCGTTCCGGCGCTCCCGGCAATCGCCATGAAACGCCGCATGTCTTCCGTATGCTCCTGGGTGATGATGTCAATGGCGTCATCGTGCGTAATGATCCCAACCAACGCCCCGTCCTCGTTGACGATGGGCAGAGCGATCAGGTCGTACTTTTGAATGAGACGCGCCGCGTCTTCCTGGTCATCACTGGCGCGGGCAAAAATGACATCCTCGTGCATGATGTCGCGGATGGTGGCATCACGGCGTGCCAGTATGAGGTCTTTGAGTGACACGAACCCCAGCAGTTTGCGCTCATCATCCACCACGTAGGAGTAGTAGATTGTCTCTTTGTCGGGGGCAATTTCGCGCAGGCGCTCAATGGCGTCAGTCACCGTCAAATCTGGCGGCAAGGTGGCATATTCCGAGGTCATCACCGCGCCGGACGTGCCATCTTCATAATCGGTCAAGCGGCGAATATCCTCACGCTCGGCCTCGGCCAGAGCCGGGAGTACCGCATCGCGGGATTCCTCTGGCAAGCGACGGAACAGATCGGCCCGGTCATCGGGTGGCATGTCCGAAAGCAGCCGCGCCATATCCGCGCGCGGCAGCGTACCGACCATCTCAACCTGTAGGCTCGGCGTCAAGTGACTGAAAATTTCGGTGCGAATGCTCGGTGTCACATCCCGGAGGATGTCCCAAGCCGCGGCCACATCGAGCGCGGAGAGGGCTTCCGCGGCAACGGCCGGATGGCTTTTCTCACACAGTGTTCGCAACGCCTCTGCCGGGTTGACGTTGTTTGCAGTCTGAGGGTTTGGCTGTTTTGTCGTCACTGAACGCGCCTCACCGAAACAGGATCGTGCGGGGCTGGCAGTGCCCGGGTACACCGCGCAAAAGGCGCGATTGTCTGTTTCGTCCAGGCGGCGCGTCAAGCGAAAAAAACCAGTGCGATGTCAGCTACCAAAGGCGCGAAGCGCCAACACATCACTCACTAAAACCGGCTAGGCAGGGCATGGCGTCCACATCCACCGCTGCCATCTGGCAAGGCAGGAGCCACTTCCCGTAGTGACGTACGCGCCCGCGAACAACATCGCCATAAAGCGCCTGCAAGCGGCGTGTCACGGGGCCAACCTGTCCGCTCCCAACGGGGCGGCGGTCCACCGAGCCAATCGCGGCAATCTGCGCACCTGTGCCGCAGAAAAACACTTCGTCGGCAATGTACAGCTCGGAGCGGTCAATCGGGCGAAACTCCGTTTCGATGCCCAACTCCCAGCGCGCCAGCTCAACGACCGTGTGCCGGGTAATCCCCTCCAGGATGTCGGCGTAAACTGGCGTCGTCACGAGCTTCCCGTCCCGCACAATGAACACATTCATTGCCGCGCCTTCAGCTACCTTGCCAGCCGAGTTGAGCACAATTGCTTCATCATAGCCGTTATCGCGGGCCTCGGTCGCCGCCAGCGCCGAGTTGACATAAGCGCCGCAAATCTTTCCGCGCGCCGGAATCGCATTATCCTCAACCCGCCGCCATGACGACACGCTAACCGCCAGCGGGCGGCTCGTATCTACGTAATCACGCATGGGCACGACAAACATCGTAACATCATCACCAGGTGAGAGTTTTGTGCCAATCTGACGCGCCGTTTTGTAAACCAAGGGGCGAATGTAGACATCCTCACGGTAGCCATTACGACGCACCATTTCGGTGGCCAGCTCACACAGCATATCTGCGTCATAAGGCAGCTTCATTTTGAGCAGCGAGGCATTTTGTATGAGCCGAACAAAGTGCTCGCGTGGACGAAAAAGGTAAATTTCCTGGTCATCCTCGCTCCAGTAGCCGCGAATACCTTCAAAAACGGCCGTCCCGTAGTTGAAGGCATGCGTCATGACGTTGATGTTGGCTTCGGCCAGGGGCACGAAGCTTCCCTCGAAAAAGGCAATTTCACGATGGCGCATGATCTGTCTCTCCCTTGATGATGAACTGGCTTGAACCAATCTACAGGACTGGCGGCGTTGGTCGGTTCGGAAATTTCATGACGCACTGAATCTAGGCTACACAAGCGGGACGGTCTGGGTGTGAAAACGCTCGGCCGCGCGACTTGCGCCACGGCCGAGCATCGCTTTGGCGGTTGTTCCAATGACGCGCATGCCGCGCTCGATTTGCTCCAGCGTGACGTGGCCGTAACTGAGGCGAAGCGTGTTTCGCTTCGGATTGTCACTGTAAAACAAGCGACCGCGACTAAAGACGACCCCTTGTTGGCGAACCTGATAAAGCAGTTCCGTGGCGTCCAGAGCCGTGGGCAGTGTCACCCAGAGGAACAACCCACCGGCCGGGCGTGTCCAGACGGTTCCGCTGGGGAAATCCGCCTCTAGCCGCTTCAGCATCACATCCCGCCGCGCGTGATAAATCGGACGAATCTTTTGCAAGTGCGCGTCATACCGTTTGCGTCGGCAGAAATCCCAGAGCGCCGACTGAAGCAGCGGGGAGGTCGTGATGTCGCTGTTTTGCTTGAAGGCCATCAGGCGCGTAATCACTGGACGCGCCGCGGCGCACCACCCAATCCGCAGGCCCGGCAGGAGGCTTTTCGAGAAGTTGCTCACGTAGATGACGTGTTCGGTATCATCCAACGCCTTGAGGTGCGGCAGCGCGTCACCATCAAAGCGCAGGTGCGAGCCGTAATCATCTTCGACAATCGGGAGGTTGTGTTCCCGCGCCAGCGCCAGCAAGCGCCGCCGGCGCTCCCAGCTCAGGCAAGCACCAGTTGGATTCTGAAAACTGGGCACGACATAGACCAGCTTGGGACGCTGGACCCGGAGCACGTTTTCCAGCACCTCGACGCACAGCCCATCCTCGTCCACCGGAATGGGCAGCAGGCGCGCCCCGGCCAAGGCAAAGGCGGTCATCGCGCCAGGGTACGTCGGGTTTTCAATGGCCACCGTATCGCCCGGCGAAATGAGCGCCCGAGCGATGAGGTCCAGGGCCTGCTGCGAGCCACTGGTTACAATGATGTTTTCAGCCGTCACATCTGACCCGCCCTCACGCATGCGCTGGGCAAGGTACTCGCGCAGCCGCTCGTAGCCGGCGACCGGACCATAGCGATAGACTTCATCGCCAAGCGTTCGCTCGGCAAAATGCAATGAGTTGCGAAAATCGCGCGTCGGAAACGAGCCGGCGTCCGGGAAAGAACCAGAAAACGAAATGACATCGCGCAGCGTGCTGACTTGGTAGAGATCCAGGAGTGACTCAACCACCGGGCTTTGCGCGCGCTCGGAAAACACGCCTTCCCACACCATCTTGCGATTTGGCGGCTGACGGGAGGCGCGCCCCTCCAGGGCCGTCACTTCGGCCAGGGTTTGCCGGGCCACGAATGTGCCGCGTCCGACAAATGACTCAACCACCCCATCCGCCAGCAACTCGTCGTAGGCCATCGCCACCGTGCTGCGGTTGACGCCAAGCTGCTGCGCCAACTCGCGTGTCGCCAGCAGCCGCGCGCCTGGAACCAGCTTGCCGTCACGGATGGCAGCCAGGATAGCCTGCTTAATTTGCAGGTACACTGGTGTTTTGGCGCTGTGGTCAATGGTGATACGCATACGAAAGACCGGCCGAGGACAAAAAGGATGGTTTGATTTTTAGCGCTTGGCACGTCATATTAGAGCGACTTGACTATAAGGAAACAGCCAATTCGTATTTTCATACCAGCCATTTCCCTACCGAGTAAGCAGCTTGGAACAGGCTCAACGGGGGGATAACAGCTTTTCGTTAGACATGTCAGCTACTTGGCTCTTCGCGCCTTCGACCAATGCCCTGCACGACACCGGCCATCACCCTGAAACGGCGGCGCGCGCAACGGCCGCAACGCAAGCCCTGCGGCAAGACCCGCGCCTGCGCGAAGCCTGTCACTGGGGAACGGCGCGGGCAGCCCGAACCGAAGAGCTGGCGCGCGTGCATGCCGTTGACTACATCGCCCAAATCAACGCGGCGAGCGACACGGCTCGCCGTCAGCAACGGCGACTGGCGCTTGATCCTGACACGGTGGTTTCAGCCGGTTCCTACGAAGCGGCGCTTCACGCAGCCGGGGCCGTCCTCACGGCCGTCGAAGTCGTAGGCCGTGGCGAGGCGCGGCACGCCTTTGTCGTTGCGCGTCCACCCGGACATCACGCTCTGGAAAACCGCGCGATGGGCTTTTGCCTGTTCAATCAAGTGGCGATTGCCGCCCGCCATGCCCAACACCTGGGGTTCGCGCGCATCCTGATTGTGGACTGGGACGTTCACCACGGCAACGGCACACAAGCCATGTTTTATACCGACCCCTCGGTTTTTTTCTTTTCGGCCCATCAGTTTCCCCACTATCCGGGCACGGGTAGTCGGTGG
It contains:
- a CDS encoding two-component regulator propeller domain-containing protein, yielding MWLVARVLIFLTLWSAMQLGALARDPDFAAAVFEHITQDQGLSNNAVNCLLQDRRGFLWVGTDDGLNRYDGHTFVVYRHQPDDPHSLPGNFVQTIYESPDGVLWIAAVGSTFCRYDAQRDAFIRYDLSALKERERDYYISSIYQDRNGLLWLGSGYGLVCLDPETRISALYFPGDDLRSQGIQALRSNYTHTVFEDASGRLFVGSEQGILVFDRQTKHFSVVLSAPLPIEKNNVRHFSFNGTPLGQLSDGRLCVALINWGVFLLDPQTLRVVAGYDLQGRHIQSDTPPRSVDPLSRGSVLGLHPSGSVWFSQRDLGLTRLHLETGHCAPLYRKAWTSLGFSLESIMAAFWDRSGVLWIGDRVHGLLKFSPSRNRFECYRHRPFDNTSLANSYIRGILEDRQGRLWVGSQFGGLCRLDRQTGQAERFNTYLTHRDRTPPRGVLAIGEDHRGTLWIGTDQGLYQFDPIRKRMREGPWPELPSLPTQVVYEDARRHLWIGMAERLFEIAPDRKTITDHTQSFPIFRVPSAGQLGHDVQCIYEDRQDGALWIGVNFGVVRYDPRRKTHRAYVIERRPEYGIPYVTHLTEDADGTLWMTTKGAGLCRFDPQRETFTHILEKDGLPHNNCYALFPDATGVLWLSSDAGIARFEPQRRHFRTYTTTDGLQGREFNRFAAFQNGRGEIFFGGTNGLNIFHPADLTDNIPPPLVAITNLKVNGTARLAREGMFFSLSHEETSLDIGYAGLDFNAPGDTRYRYWLEGFDATWRDVGARREANYTNLPPGQYRFWVMAANHDGVWSTGKLLLRIVIQPPWWRTWPAYVGFALVGGLVLYGGVRLRLRQLVARNRLLEAKVSERTQEVRRKNEELIGRNIEIAARTREAEEQRRNMVESLTYARMIQQATLPTEPEVSHALGEHFILWKPKDIVSGDFYWVCRRDGIVILVVADCTGHGVPGAFMSMIGNDLLGQIALEQSRLEPARILLKLHHGIRRALKQQDETQLPDGMDAAVCRFDQRAQTVTFAGARRPLYLVADGILTEIKGDRYTLGGGGRERQPRVFTNHEVVVTPGATLYLTTDGFADQPDEQGKKFGTQRLKNLLLQVAPLPLDQQQTRLEMALFAHMGGELQRDDITVVGVRWNNGKADSRQVPT
- the mgtE gene encoding magnesium transporter; its protein translation is MTTKQPNPQTANNVNPAEALRTLCEKSHPAVAAEALSALDVAAAWDILRDVTPSIRTEIFSHLTPSLQVEMVGTLPRADMARLLSDMPPDDRADLFRRLPEESRDAVLPALAEAEREDIRRLTDYEDGTSGAVMTSEYATLPPDLTVTDAIERLREIAPDKETIYYSYVVDDERKLLGFVSLKDLILARRDATIRDIMHEDVIFARASDDQEDAARLIQKYDLIALPIVNEDGALVGIITHDDAIDIITQEHTEDMRRFMAIAGSAGTEGYLRTPFWKHVQQRVGWLVGLAALGLVSGLIIHEFEATLTQVIILALYMPMVADTGGNTGSQSATVVVRALALREIAPRDAWRVLLKEFQVSVFLAAVLGCLAWAKVVWLSQDTALPPGITLSNVALVIAAALTGQVVTATLIGALLPLAAARLKLDPAVVASPALTTIVDITGLLIYFFTARWLLGL
- a CDS encoding branched-chain amino acid transaminase, which translates into the protein MRHREIAFFEGSFVPLAEANINVMTHAFNYGTAVFEGIRGYWSEDDQEIYLFRPREHFVRLIQNASLLKMKLPYDADMLCELATEMVRRNGYREDVYIRPLVYKTARQIGTKLSPGDDVTMFVVPMRDYVDTSRPLAVSVSSWRRVEDNAIPARGKICGAYVNSALAATEARDNGYDEAIVLNSAGKVAEGAAMNVFIVRDGKLVTTPVYADILEGITRHTVVELARWELGIETEFRPIDRSELYIADEVFFCGTGAQIAAIGSVDRRPVGSGQVGPVTRRLQALYGDVVRGRVRHYGKWLLPCQMAAVDVDAMPCLAGFSE
- the pdxR gene encoding MocR-like pyridoxine biosynthesis transcription factor PdxR, coding for MRITIDHSAKTPVYLQIKQAILAAIRDGKLVPGARLLATRELAQQLGVNRSTVAMAYDELLADGVVESFVGRGTFVARQTLAEVTALEGRASRQPPNRKMVWEGVFSERAQSPVVESLLDLYQVSTLRDVISFSGSFPDAGSFPTRDFRNSLHFAERTLGDEVYRYGPVAGYERLREYLAQRMREGGSDVTAENIIVTSGSQQALDLIARALISPGDTVAIENPTYPGAMTAFALAGARLLPIPVDEDGLCVEVLENVLRVQRPKLVYVVPSFQNPTGACLSWERRRRLLALAREHNLPIVEDDYGSHLRFDGDALPHLKALDDTEHVIYVSNFSKSLLPGLRIGWCAAARPVITRLMAFKQNSDITTSPLLQSALWDFCRRKRYDAHLQKIRPIYHARRDVMLKRLEADFPSGTVWTRPAGGLFLWVTLPTALDATELLYQVRQQGVVFSRGRLFYSDNPKRNTLRLSYGHVTLEQIERGMRVIGTTAKAMLGRGASRAAERFHTQTVPLV
- a CDS encoding histone deacetylase family protein; translation: MSATWLFAPSTNALHDTGHHPETAARATAATQALRQDPRLREACHWGTARAARTEELARVHAVDYIAQINAASDTARRQQRRLALDPDTVVSAGSYEAALHAAGAVLTAVEVVGRGEARHAFVVARPPGHHALENRAMGFCLFNQVAIAARHAQHLGFARILIVDWDVHHGNGTQAMFYTDPSVFFFSAHQFPHYPGTGSRWECGAGDGEGYTLNIPLAAGTSATEYLRAFEAGLTAVTDRFHPDFVLISAGFDAHVTDPLGQLQLTDADFVRLTHLVKAVATTYCAGRLVSVLEGGYNLATLPQTICSHVAALADQG